In a genomic window of Calditrichota bacterium:
- a CDS encoding LD-carboxypeptidase → MEQSTLSSDRRRFLKNVSLAGAAAPFLLTGTKTGGLFSKKRSLIKPPRLKKGDTIGLITPASGPFEASTIWKTKARLENLGFTVKLGQHISENYGYLAGSDQDRAADVHAMFRDASVHAIIALRGGYGSGRLLHHLDFDLIRQHPKILIGYSDITSLLLMIYKLSGLVTFHGPVAVSDFTDYTQKYFWQLLTSPKPAGAIDFPQPDDPLLPANQTWAIHGGRATGELVGGNLTLVCASLGTPYEIETKGKILFLEDTEEEPYSLDRMFTQLDNAGKLEEAAAIALGHCAGCGPREFKPGFDRTLSVEEVYKDRLGHLRKPVLADLPIGHLHNKITVPLGIRATLDADKRQFIFEEAAVV, encoded by the coding sequence ATGGAACAGTCAACCCTCTCATCCGATCGAAGGCGTTTTCTTAAGAATGTCTCTCTGGCCGGGGCAGCCGCTCCGTTTTTGCTAACCGGAACAAAAACCGGCGGTCTATTTTCAAAGAAACGATCACTCATTAAGCCTCCCCGTCTGAAAAAAGGAGACACCATTGGTTTGATTACTCCGGCCAGCGGCCCCTTCGAAGCCAGTACCATCTGGAAGACAAAGGCTCGTCTGGAGAATTTGGGATTTACCGTCAAATTGGGACAACACATTTCAGAGAACTACGGCTACCTGGCCGGTTCCGATCAGGATCGGGCGGCGGATGTGCACGCCATGTTCCGTGATGCATCCGTTCATGCCATTATTGCCCTCCGCGGCGGATACGGTTCCGGACGGCTGCTGCACCATCTGGATTTTGATCTCATTCGGCAGCATCCCAAGATTCTCATCGGCTACAGCGATATTACCTCCCTTTTGCTGATGATTTACAAGCTTTCGGGTCTGGTCACATTTCACGGGCCGGTGGCGGTGTCCGATTTTACGGACTACACACAAAAATATTTCTGGCAGCTTCTTACGTCCCCCAAACCCGCCGGTGCAATTGATTTCCCGCAGCCGGATGATCCGCTTTTACCGGCCAATCAAACCTGGGCCATCCACGGGGGACGAGCAACAGGGGAGCTCGTGGGAGGAAATCTGACCCTGGTATGCGCCAGTCTGGGAACGCCTTATGAAATTGAAACAAAAGGGAAAATCCTTTTCCTTGAGGATACGGAGGAAGAGCCCTATTCTTTGGATCGCATGTTTACACAATTGGATAATGCTGGGAAACTGGAAGAAGCGGCCGCAATTGCTCTGGGTCACTGCGCCGGTTGCGGCCCCCGCGAATTTAAACCGGGCTTTGACCGGACACTAAGTGTAGAAGAGGTGTACAAGGATCGTCTGGGACATCTGCGGAAACCCGTTTTGGCCGATCTTCCCATCGGACATCTGCACAATAAAATTACGGTTCCTCTGGGTATCCGTGCCACCCTTGATGCCGATAAAAGACAGTTTATATTTGAAGAAGCGGCGGTGGTGTAG